Within Sandaracinaceae bacterium, the genomic segment CGAGGGCTGCAGCGCGATCGGGCAGTGCATCGCGGGGCTCGACTCCGGGCCGCCGCCGCTCGACTCCGGCCTGCCGACCGACGGCAGCCCGCCGCCGCCGACGGACACGGGCGTCGTGGACCCGCCGCGCGACTCGGGCGTCGACACGGGGGTGGTGGACCCGCCGCGCGACTCTGGCGTCGACACGGGCGTGCGCGACACGGGCGTGCCGACGGGCAGCGGCCGCTACCTCGACCGCTGCAGCGGCGGCGGCGACTGCGCGAGCGGGCTCTGCGTCGACGACGTCGGCGGCACGCGCATGTGCAGCATCTCCTGCGTCGCGCACCGCGACTGCGCGTCGGAGCACGTCTGCGTCTCGGGCGTGTGCATGCACGACGACACCGGCGCCAGCTGCTCCACGGCCAGCCCCGCCGCCTGCGCGCTCGGCCTCTGCATCGGCAACTCCTCGACCGGCACCGGCCACTGCACCCGCGACTGCGCCACCGCGGGCGACTGCCCGGCCGGCTTCGCCTGCGCCGACGCGGGCGGCACGCGCGTCTGCGTCGACATCGAGCACGGCTGCAGCGGCGCCTCCCAGTGCGAGACCGGCCTCTGCCTCTCCGCCCAGGGCTGCACCGCCGAGTGCCGCACCGCCGCCGACTGCCCCCGCCGCTTCGGGTTCCTCCCGCAGTACACGTGCGAGCGCGCCTTCGGCTCGACCAACCCCATCTGCGTGCCCCCGTCCGACGTGCTCGGACCCGACCCGATCGGCGCTAGCTGTCCGGCGGTGGGCTCCAACACGTGCCGCAGCGGCGCTTGCGATACCGCGGCTCCCACGGGACCCAACTGCACCCAGTCCTGCACCCAGGAGGGCGGCTGCGGCGCGGGCACGGGCTGCTTCCCGTCGCTCGAGGACACCAACGGCGACGGCGCGCCCGACACGATCTACCTGCTCTGCTCGCGCTCCGGCAGCGGCGCGCTGGGATCGCCCTGCTCGACCGGCCGCCAGTGCGACTCCGGCCTGTGCGACACGGCGGGCTTCTGCACGCGCCTCTGCACCGACGACGCGCTCTGCCCGACCGGGATGCGCTGCGAGCGGGTCGCCGGGTTCACCGAGTCGTTCTGTCGCCGCTGACCTTGCTGTCACCGAGCGGGAGATCCTCGGCCGCGCGGACGAGGTGACGCGCGGCGCGGCGGGCCTCGGCGAGGAGGTGGTAGCTGGTCATCGATGGGCCGGCGCTGGCTTCCCCCCGGGTGGCGGCGGCGATGAGGGACTTGCGGTCGTGCTGGTAGCGCTCCTCGAGCACGCCGAGCGCCTCGTCGGCGTCCGAGAGGCGGAAGCCCTCGCGCTCGGGGTTGGCGAGGGTGATCACCCGGTGCAGGGCCTCGCCGAGGGGGCCGTCGAAGCGGGCGGCGCGGGTGGTGTCGGCCTCGCGCAGGGTCAGCAGCGCGGCCGCCTGCTCGACCGCGGTGTAGTAGTGGCGTGAGGTGCGGATGAGCAGGGCGAGGGTCCCGGCCGTCGCGTCCGACAGCTGCGCGCGATCGAGGGCGGAGAAGCCCTCGCCGATCGCGTCCATGAGGTGGTGGAAGCGCTCGATGCGTCGCTCTACCACCGCGCGGTCGGCGGCGGGCGCGCGGAGCGCGAGGCCGACGATCTCGCCCGCGTGTCGGCCCGCGCGCCGCATCTCGAGCGTGAGGGACTCGATGGCGAGGGCGGGCACGCTCAGCACGTTGGCGTCGAGGTGGCGGGGCTCGCCTTTCTTCTCGTCCTCGCTGACGAAGCGGCGCTCGAGCCACACGCGGAGCCGCCCGCTGAGCGGCCACATCAGGAGCACGCCGAGCAGGTTGAAGACGGTGTGGAAGAGCGCGAGCAGGGTGGGGAGCGGCGTCTGATCCCCGAGCAGGAGCAGCATCGCGTCGAGCAGCCAGGGGAGGAGCGCGAGCGCGACCACGGCGGCCAGGAGGTTGAACGCGACGTGGCCGACGGCGGTGCGCTTGGCCGCGCTCGTCGCGCCGACGGCGGCGAAGGCGGCGGTGGAGGTCGTGCCGAGGTTCGCGCCGATCACCATCGCGCCCGCGTCCTGCAGATCGATCAGCCCGCCCGCGGCCGCGGTGAGGGTCAGGGCGAGCGCGGCGCTCGAGGACTGCATGATGACGGTGAGCAGGGCGCCTAGACCGAAGAACACCAGCCCCGAGAGCGGCCCACCGAGCTTCAGGCTCGCCAGGTCCAGCTCCGCGCCGAGCCCGTCGAACGCGGCTTTGAGGATCCCGAGGCCGAGGAAGAAGAGCCCGAAGCCGGCGAGCGCCTCGCCCAGCGCCGCGCGCCGTCTCCCGCGGTTGCCGAGCCCGAGCAACATGCCGACGCCGATCATCGGCAGGGCGAAGGCCTCGAGGTCGACCTCGAAGCCGGTGAGCGCGACCAGCCACGCGGTCATGGTCGTGCCGACGTTGCTGCCGAAGACGACCCACAGGGCGCGGCCGAGGTCGAGCAAGCCCGCGTTGACGAAGCCGATCGCGGCCACGGTCACGGCGCTCGAGGACTGGACCAGCGCGGTCATCAGGACGCCGGCGAGCAGGGCGCGCGGGCGGTCCCGGGTCCAGCGCGCGAGCAGATCGCGCAGGAGCTTGCCGGCCGCGACCTTCAGCCCTTCGGTCATGAGGCGCATGCCGAGGAGGAAGAGGCCGACGCCTCCGACGACCGTGGCGATCAGGGCGCCGTTGAGCTCGACGGAGGGCGCGTCCATGTCCGCGCGCTACTGCGTCAGGTTGATCACGTCGCGGCCCATCACGAGCACGAGCACGCCGAGCAGGAAGATGATGCCCACCGTGTGAATGGCGGCCTCGACCTTCTCGTTCGCGCGGCGCCGGGTGATCACCTCGTAGCCCAGGAACGCGAGCCGGCCGCCGTCGAGGGCGGGGAAGGGCAGGAGGTTGAAGAGCCCGAGCGCGACCGAGAGGTTGAAGAGGAGCGCGATGTACATCTGCGCGCCGATCTCGATCGAGTCCGCCAGGACCTTCGTCATGCCCACCGCGCTGGTGACGCCGTCGGTGCTGCGCCGCTCGATCAGGTTCGCGATGGCCGCGAGCGAGAGCAGGGTGGTCACGAGCGGCTTCTCCCACGCGGCGCGCAAGGCGCCTTGGAAGTCGGTCGTGTGGTACGAGTAGATGGGCCGGCCGGCGATGTGCACGCCGAGGCGGCCGCGGTCGTCGACCCGCTCGGGCGTGGCCATGAACTCGAGGCGCTGGCCCTCGCGCTCCACCACATAGAGGGTGCGCTGACCGGCGGCGGCCGTGGTGGCCTCGACGAGATCGTCGAAGTCGCTGACCTCGGTCTGACCGACCTGGACGATGCGGTCGCCCGCGATGATGCCCTTGGCGTCCGTGTCTGCGTCCGGGTCGACCGCCTCCGCCATGTGCGCGGGGGAACCCTTTGTCGCGTACCAGACCTCGGCCTCGAGCGTGCGGCTGGGCCAGCCGCCCACGAGGTGGAGGCAGAAGGCGATGAGCGCGGCCGCGAGGTAGTTCGCGAGCGGGCCGGCGAAGATGGTCACGATGCGCGCGAAGACGCCCTTGTTGGCGTAGGCCTCGTCGTCGTCCGGGTCGATCGGCTCGACCGGGTTCATGCCGTCGATCTGCACGTACGCGAGGAGCGGCAGCGCGCAGACCTGGTAGGTGGTCGGGCTGTTCTTCGGCTTGTACTTCCAGAGCGCGGGGCCGAGGCCGATGCTGTACTTCAGCACCCGCATCCCGAAGGCGCGCGCCGCGAGGTAGTGCCCCGACTCGTGCACGATCACGAGGAAGGAGATGCCGAGGATGGCGATGGCGACGCTGAGCGGCGTGTTGAGGAATTCCATGGGCTTCGGCCGGGCTCCAGAGGCCCGACCATAACTTCATCCCCGCCACGGGGCTACGTTCGACCCGGCCCGCGTTCGTCCGTAGACTTCCCGTGATGACCCCCCGTCGGCGCGCCCTGATGCTCACCAGCGCGTTGCTCGGGCTCCTCGGTTTCGCGGCCCTCGCCTTCGCGGATGGGCCGACCCTGCACGAGTTCGTGCCCGACCTCGGGGCGGACGAGGGGGCGCTCGTGATGTCGAGCGGAGGGGAGACGCCGGACGCGATCGTCTCGCAGGGCGAGGTGCTGCCCGCGCCCGAGGGCGGCCCGCTCGACCGCAACTCCGAGGCGCCGATGGCGGCCGGGGAGGGCGACTCGGTGCGCCAGGAGGAGGCCGGCCGCCGCTCGCCCGACTTCCGCCCCGACCGGGTCACGGAGCTCAACGGGACCGTGGGCTACTTCACGGTGTTCACGCCGACCATCGCGCCGTTCAAGCGGGTGACCGCGCTCGACGCGGTGACGCTCGCCCGGGACGGCACGCCCATCCTCAGCGGCGCGAGCGCGACGCGCGTGCCCGTCGAGGTGCTCGGCGCGCACGCCCCGCCCCCCGACGAGCGGCCGCGCGACCGCTTCTGGGGCAACGTCGTGCTCGACTTCTCGGAGGGCCGCACGGTGCCGTTCCCGTCGGTCGCGCCCGACGCGCGGCTCCTGACCGTCGACGCCGATCCCTCGGTGAGGCTGACGTTCTCGAAGGACTCGGCCGATAACTTCTTCGCCACGGCGGGCCCGGACGCGCCGCGCTACGTGCGGGTGATCTTCCTGACCGACGCGCCGCGCACGTACTTCGGACAGCCGATCCCGGCCGGGCCCGTGACGTTCCACGCCGACCAGACGC encodes:
- a CDS encoding Na/Pi symporter — its product is MDAPSVELNGALIATVVGGVGLFLLGMRLMTEGLKVAAGKLLRDLLARWTRDRPRALLAGVLMTALVQSSSAVTVAAIGFVNAGLLDLGRALWVVFGSNVGTTMTAWLVALTGFEVDLEAFALPMIGVGMLLGLGNRGRRRAALGEALAGFGLFFLGLGILKAAFDGLGAELDLASLKLGGPLSGLVFFGLGALLTVIMQSSSAALALTLTAAAGGLIDLQDAGAMVIGANLGTTSTAAFAAVGATSAAKRTAVGHVAFNLLAAVVALALLPWLLDAMLLLLGDQTPLPTLLALFHTVFNLLGVLLMWPLSGRLRVWLERRFVSEDEKKGEPRHLDANVLSVPALAIESLTLEMRRAGRHAGEIVGLALRAPAADRAVVERRIERFHHLMDAIGEGFSALDRAQLSDATAGTLALLIRTSRHYYTAVEQAAALLTLREADTTRAARFDGPLGEALHRVITLANPEREGFRLSDADEALGVLEERYQHDRKSLIAAATRGEASAGPSMTSYHLLAEARRAARHLVRAAEDLPLGDSKVSGDRTTR
- a CDS encoding M50 family metallopeptidase; this encodes MEFLNTPLSVAIAILGISFLVIVHESGHYLAARAFGMRVLKYSIGLGPALWKYKPKNSPTTYQVCALPLLAYVQIDGMNPVEPIDPDDDEAYANKGVFARIVTIFAGPLANYLAAALIAFCLHLVGGWPSRTLEAEVWYATKGSPAHMAEAVDPDADTDAKGIIAGDRIVQVGQTEVSDFDDLVEATTAAAGQRTLYVVEREGQRLEFMATPERVDDRGRLGVHIAGRPIYSYHTTDFQGALRAAWEKPLVTTLLSLAAIANLIERRSTDGVTSAVGMTKVLADSIEIGAQMYIALLFNLSVALGLFNLLPFPALDGGRLAFLGYEVITRRRANEKVEAAIHTVGIIFLLGVLVLVMGRDVINLTQ